A single region of the Thermotoga profunda AZM34c06 genome encodes:
- a CDS encoding Hsp20/alpha crystallin family protein — MLLERREDFMKPFRELQREIDRLFEDFFTPMTRRSTVYSYLPDIDVYETDDSVVVEVEVPGMDKKDFEVKVEDGILRITGEKKLEREKENRNYKIVERCYGKFERSLSLPDYVDADKIKAKYENGVLTISLPKREEKKAKVVDVKIE; from the coding sequence ATGTTGTTGGAAAGGCGTGAGGATTTCATGAAACCATTCAGAGAACTTCAACGTGAAATCGACAGACTCTTTGAAGACTTCTTCACTCCTATGACTCGCAGAAGTACAGTTTACTCGTATTTACCAGATATCGATGTTTACGAAACCGACGACTCGGTAGTAGTCGAAGTTGAAGTTCCAGGAATGGACAAAAAAGACTTTGAAGTAAAGGTTGAAGACGGTATCTTGAGAATCACCGGAGAAAAGAAGCTCGAGCGCGAAAAGGAAAACAGAAACTACAAAATTGTTGAAAGATGCTACGGAAAATTTGAAAGATCCTTGTCTTTGCCCGATTATGTCGATGCAGATAAAATCAAAGCAAAATACGAAAATGGTGTCTTGACAATATCTTTGCCCAAACGCGAAGAGAAAAAGGCTAAAGTAGTAGATGTGAAAATCGAGTAA